The Pirellulales bacterium genome includes a window with the following:
- a CDS encoding biopolymer transporter ExbD produces the protein MPLKTQVEEMPNLNLTSMIDVVFLLIIFFMVGTRFAEIERKIALEVPKVSDHGALASAPERCVVNVYRDGDITIDGKAVSLAELTSQLTHAHSQYADTGVLVRGDGSGQFQRIAEVLNACKQAGIAELAISVKADEKRK, from the coding sequence ATGCCGTTGAAAACGCAAGTCGAGGAAATGCCCAATCTGAACCTGACGTCGATGATCGACGTCGTGTTCCTGTTGATCATCTTTTTCATGGTGGGCACGCGGTTCGCCGAGATCGAGCGCAAGATCGCCCTGGAAGTGCCCAAGGTCAGCGACCACGGAGCACTCGCCAGCGCGCCAGAACGGTGCGTCGTGAACGTTTATCGCGACGGTGATATCACGATCGATGGCAAAGCCGTCTCTCTGGCGGAACTCACCTCGCAACTCACTCACGCACATAGCCAGTATGCCGATACGGGCGTGCTGGTACGCGGCGATGGTTCCGGACAGTTTCAACGCATCGCCGAAGTGTTGAACGCGTGCAAGCAGGCCGGTATTGCCGAACTGGCCATCTCGGTCAAAGCCGACGAGAAACGGAAGTGA
- a CDS encoding MotA/TolQ/ExbB proton channel family protein yields MRASPPKLYLRLAALVAVAGFVLPIVLSRPTSAQSSSGGQNTSNEPPATAAHTDAPSAGFSEKNLFSIVKAGGVLMIPILCCSFIALVFTFERAIALRTGRVIPRPFVKRFMHRLHEGELDREQAIVLCEENGSPVAKVLEHGVRKWGRPEVEIEQALMDGGERAVNGLRRYLRVLNAIATISPLLGLQGTVFGMIHSFNQIAASDAMGKQELLAGGISEALLSTAGGLTVAIPSLAAYLFFLGRIDKLVVEIDAVGQELVHEISAEAVAEEAKPRAPRLRREAA; encoded by the coding sequence ATGCGTGCCTCTCCTCCTAAACTGTATCTACGCCTGGCGGCGCTCGTGGCCGTGGCCGGATTCGTTTTGCCGATCGTCCTCTCGCGGCCGACTTCCGCGCAATCGTCGTCCGGTGGCCAGAACACTTCCAACGAGCCCCCAGCGACGGCCGCGCATACCGATGCGCCGAGCGCCGGCTTCTCGGAAAAGAACCTGTTTTCGATCGTCAAGGCCGGCGGCGTCTTGATGATCCCCATCCTCTGTTGCTCGTTTATCGCGCTGGTGTTCACGTTCGAGCGCGCCATTGCCCTGCGCACGGGACGGGTGATCCCTCGGCCGTTCGTCAAGCGGTTTATGCATCGCTTGCACGAGGGGGAGCTGGATCGCGAACAGGCGATCGTGCTATGCGAGGAGAACGGCAGCCCTGTGGCCAAAGTCCTTGAACACGGCGTGCGGAAGTGGGGCCGACCAGAGGTAGAGATCGAGCAGGCGCTCATGGATGGGGGCGAACGGGCGGTCAACGGCTTGCGCCGCTATCTGCGCGTGCTCAACGCCATCGCCACGATCTCGCCACTGCTGGGACTCCAAGGAACCGTATTCGGCATGATCCATTCGTTCAATCAGATCGCAGCCAGCGACGCCATGGGCAAGCAAGAGTTGCTCGCGGGAGGCATCAGCGAAGCCCTGCTCTCGACGGCCGGCGGGCTGACGGTCGCCATACCGTCGCTGGCGGCCTACCTGTTTTTCCTCGGGCGCATCGATAAATTGGTCGTCGAAATCGACGCAGTAGGTCAAGAGTTGGTACACGAGATCTCGGCCGAAGCGGTTGCCGAAGAAGCCAAGCCGCGCGCCCCGCGACTGCGTCGCGAAGCTGCCTAA
- a CDS encoding BON domain-containing protein: protein MRRFFLGLATCAVASVWPAIASADNKEFSQAVATVLRDSGRLSDYNIGVTTKGDVVSLEGRVTSKEQMAEAIQMTSALPGVSKVVNHLEIKQGGSKAAKARASNAEVAAAQIAEDAQHAVEDGMTTVRKTIFPDPSLPAQSTASAKATGNTKAVATKRRPKQPNAMAKRPSGATSNAYSIQQVSQNAPQSFTPSDNAQAMAAPQMQGPPMQGPMQGPMQGQMPGPMRMAMAPLAMAGAAGGAMMGQCPPGAMGGMGGGPYGGGGGGGGPMPMSVPAVGGGVAPARYDQPHMPNYAWPSYAAAPNYAAVAYPRQYSPTAWPYIGPFYPYPQVPLGWRKVMLEWDDGWWMLNFKQ, encoded by the coding sequence ATGCGACGCTTTTTCTTAGGGCTGGCGACCTGTGCGGTCGCCAGTGTCTGGCCAGCCATCGCGTCGGCCGACAACAAGGAGTTTTCCCAGGCCGTGGCAACTGTCCTGCGCGACAGCGGCCGCCTGTCGGATTACAACATTGGCGTGACGACCAAGGGCGACGTCGTGTCTCTCGAAGGACGCGTCACCAGCAAAGAGCAAATGGCCGAGGCAATCCAAATGACCTCGGCGTTGCCTGGCGTTTCGAAGGTGGTTAATCACCTCGAAATCAAACAGGGCGGCAGCAAGGCGGCCAAGGCGAGAGCCTCCAACGCTGAAGTCGCGGCGGCCCAAATCGCCGAGGACGCGCAGCACGCTGTGGAAGATGGAATGACCACGGTCCGCAAGACGATCTTCCCGGACCCGTCGCTGCCGGCCCAATCCACTGCCAGCGCCAAAGCGACAGGCAACACCAAGGCAGTGGCAACCAAACGTCGACCCAAACAGCCTAACGCCATGGCCAAACGCCCGTCCGGCGCAACGTCTAACGCGTATTCGATCCAACAGGTTTCGCAGAACGCGCCGCAGTCGTTCACGCCAAGCGACAACGCCCAAGCAATGGCCGCTCCGCAAATGCAGGGTCCACCCATGCAAGGGCCAATGCAAGGACCCATGCAGGGGCAAATGCCAGGGCCCATGCGTATGGCCATGGCTCCCTTGGCGATGGCCGGTGCAGCGGGCGGTGCCATGATGGGGCAATGCCCACCAGGTGCGATGGGAGGCATGGGCGGCGGACCATATGGGGGCGGCGGTGGGGGCGGCGGTCCTATGCCGATGTCAGTGCCTGCCGTCGGCGGAGGCGTAGCACCAGCTCGCTATGACCAGCCGCACATGCCGAACTACGCCTGGCCCAGTTATGCGGCCGCGCCGAACTATGCCGCGGTGGCGTACCCTCGGCAATACTCGCCCACGGCCTGGCCGTACATCGGCCCGTTCTATCCGTATCCGCAAGTGCCGCTCGGCTGGCGCAAGGTGATGCTCGAATGGGACGACGGGTGGTGGATGCTGAACTTCAAGCAGTAG
- a CDS encoding thioredoxin-like domain-containing protein: MSIAVYIRRSSGVATLMLAALASETAQAGPTVADALKLTPTQKNVDYSLPDKEDIEKCTIKAEKFNNQTGWVIRDKAGQMLRRFVDTNADNVVDQWSYYVDGLEVYRDIDADFNGKPDQCRWFNTAGVRWGIDTNEDGKIDRWKEISAEEASDELVRALAEKDAARFSRLLLAADELKALGLSDAKSDELKAKLTAAPEDFRKLTASQKALAGDCRWMQFGGSRPGMVPAGTDGSTKDLMVYENAVVVAESGGKHIQLQLGTLVRVGDTWRLIAPPQIEGEGNAELANNGMFSAPRTGERDENGDSASAGGPPPKLLQELERLDKLADEAANPAEQGEIAGQKARILQEIASIVTSPEDRSQWIRQAADFMSATVQSGNWPAGVERLAELHAKLAKDPAGEELASYVEFRYLSAQYGRDLSAPNADFSKVQAAWLANLEKFVKDHPKAADTPEAMLQLAMAQEFAGQDDEAKKWYGEIRSNFPDSGTAKKAAGAVVRLDSVGKVIRVQGNNVNPAINLKNPKIDVAQFKDKAVLIQYWATWCEPAVVDLAQLKEVQAEFAKDGLIIIGVSLDNKPEDLKEYLANHKLLWPQLFEPGGLDSRLANEMGILTLPTMILLGKDGKVVNRSVHITELEREVGNLLRPATANRAKK, encoded by the coding sequence ATGTCTATCGCCGTCTACATTCGCCGTTCGAGTGGAGTCGCGACCTTAATGCTGGCGGCGCTTGCCAGCGAAACGGCCCAGGCCGGTCCGACGGTCGCCGACGCCCTCAAGCTGACGCCGACTCAAAAGAACGTCGACTACTCCTTGCCCGACAAGGAAGACATCGAAAAATGCACGATCAAAGCCGAGAAGTTCAATAATCAAACCGGCTGGGTGATTCGCGATAAGGCGGGCCAGATGCTGCGGCGCTTTGTCGATACGAACGCCGACAACGTCGTCGACCAGTGGAGCTATTACGTCGACGGTCTCGAGGTCTATCGCGACATCGATGCCGATTTCAACGGCAAGCCCGATCAATGCCGCTGGTTCAACACGGCCGGCGTACGCTGGGGCATCGATACGAACGAAGACGGCAAGATCGACCGCTGGAAAGAGATCTCTGCCGAAGAGGCCAGCGACGAATTGGTACGTGCCTTGGCCGAAAAAGACGCCGCGCGCTTTAGCCGCTTGCTGCTCGCGGCCGACGAGCTGAAGGCCCTCGGCCTGAGCGACGCCAAGAGCGACGAGTTGAAGGCCAAGCTCACGGCCGCGCCCGAAGACTTCCGCAAACTGACTGCCAGCCAAAAGGCACTCGCGGGCGATTGCCGCTGGATGCAATTCGGCGGCTCGCGGCCGGGCATGGTTCCGGCCGGCACCGATGGATCGACCAAGGATCTGATGGTCTACGAGAACGCCGTGGTCGTCGCCGAGAGTGGCGGCAAGCACATTCAACTGCAATTGGGCACCCTGGTGCGCGTGGGCGATACCTGGCGACTGATCGCTCCGCCGCAAATCGAAGGAGAAGGGAACGCCGAACTGGCCAATAACGGCATGTTCTCGGCACCCCGTACCGGCGAACGCGACGAGAATGGCGATAGCGCCTCGGCCGGCGGCCCGCCGCCGAAACTTCTTCAAGAGCTAGAACGCCTCGATAAGCTGGCGGACGAGGCGGCTAATCCCGCGGAACAGGGCGAAATCGCCGGCCAGAAGGCACGCATCCTGCAAGAGATTGCCAGCATTGTCACATCGCCCGAGGATCGGTCGCAGTGGATCCGGCAGGCTGCTGACTTCATGAGCGCCACAGTGCAGTCGGGTAATTGGCCCGCCGGCGTCGAACGATTGGCGGAATTGCACGCCAAACTGGCCAAGGATCCAGCCGGCGAAGAGCTGGCATCCTACGTCGAGTTCCGTTACCTGTCGGCGCAATATGGTCGCGATCTTTCGGCACCAAATGCAGACTTCAGCAAGGTGCAGGCGGCCTGGCTGGCAAACCTCGAAAAGTTCGTCAAAGATCACCCCAAGGCCGCTGACACGCCCGAGGCTATGTTGCAGTTGGCCATGGCCCAAGAGTTCGCCGGCCAGGATGACGAAGCCAAGAAGTGGTACGGCGAAATCCGATCGAACTTCCCCGATTCGGGCACGGCCAAAAAAGCTGCGGGCGCCGTCGTTCGCTTGGATAGCGTCGGCAAGGTGATTCGTGTCCAGGGGAACAACGTCAACCCGGCCATCAACCTCAAGAATCCCAAGATCGACGTGGCCCAGTTCAAGGACAAGGCCGTGCTGATCCAGTATTGGGCCACGTGGTGCGAGCCGGCCGTCGTCGACCTGGCCCAACTCAAGGAAGTACAGGCCGAGTTCGCCAAGGATGGACTGATCATCATTGGCGTCAGCCTCGACAACAAACCGGAAGATCTCAAGGAGTACCTGGCGAACCACAAGCTCCTCTGGCCGCAATTGTTCGAGCCAGGCGGACTCGACAGCCGCTTGGCTAACGAAATGGGAATCCTGACCCTGCCGACGATGATCCTCTTGGGCAAGGACGGCAAGGTCGTGAATCGCAGCGTCCACATCACAGAGCTCGAACGTGAAGTAGGCAATCTGCTGCGTCCCGCGACGGCCAATCGCGCCAAGAAGTAA